CGAGGGCCGCGAGGATGTTCCCCACACGGTTCTGGTGCCCGGCGGTCACAGCCCGGCCCTGACGGTGCAGCGCGGGTCGGCCCGGTCCGGCAGGTCCGCGGTCGGGAACTCGCCCCGACCTCCACCCGTGTCGCCGGCCCCGCTCCCCGGGACGATCGCCAGCAGCAGGAAGAGCAGCAGCCCGATGGGGGTGTTGGTGCTGAGCGAGTTGAAGCCCATGAGCGTCAGCAACGTGAGCGCCGCCGCGAGGCGCGTTCCCGGCGTCCGCACCGCCCCCGCTCGCCGGGCGAACACGAGTCCGACGATCGCCGCGAAGAAGAGCACAGCCGCCACCAGCCCGAAGTCGACTGAGAACATCAGGAACGGGTTCTCGAAGGTGTTCCCGATCAGGGCGTTGCGGGTGACCTGCTCGCTCGCACCGAAGCCGCGGCCGATGACCGCGGTCTCCCGCCATTGCTCGACGGCGAGACCGATCGTCTTGAAGCGGGCCGACGACGAGCCACCGTCGTCCTCGAGGCGGTCGTTGACGATCGCTCCAGCGGCGCTCCCCAGGAAGGTCGTCAGGCCGATCGTCGCCGCGCCGAGCGCAGCGACCTTGACGACCGCGGCGATGCGCGACCGGAGGATGAGCACCACCACCGCGAGCACCGCCGCGAAGAGGGCGGATCGCGAACCGGTCAGCGCCACCCCCACGACGAGCAGGACGGGTACCGCGGTCCGTGCCCAGACCGTGCCGAGCGCGGCCGCCATCGGGACAGCGGCTGAGATCCACAGTGCAGCGACGAGCGGGTGGTCGAAGGTACCGAGCATCCGCGCGGAGTCCGTCGCCCACCACCGGAGTCCCTCCAGCGTGCTCAGCCACGGCTGCGGCACGAGGCCCGACCAGATCCCGAGGATCAGGAGCGTCTCGCCGACGGCGACGAGGACGATCATCCGGGCGACGGCGCTCGGGAGTCCGGGCTGGTCGGTCGACCGGGCTCGGACGACCAGGAACACCATCGTCGGAGCGATGAGCTGCAGCACGATCGTGCCGAGATCGCCGGCACGCCCGGTGAACCACGACGTGGCGATCGCGATGGCGATGAACACGAGCAGGACGGCAGTGACGACCGCGTGGCGACAGAGGACACGCCCGACTTGGAGTGGGTCACGGACGAAGGTCACCACGAGGAGCGCGATGCCGATCGTGGTCGCCGGGTGCCAGCTCGTCCCGAGGAGGCTCCGGACGACCTCGAACGGCAGGAGGGCGGCGGAGAGGACCACAGCCGCGATGCCCCACTGTGGCCGACGGACGGTCGCGAGGGCGACCACGAGGGACAGAGCGATCTGGACGAGGAACAGCACGAGGAGCCTCCTGAACGGGTCGCTCCATTAGAACATGACATGTGTTATTTCAACAAGGGGTCCACGCACCTCGGACGACGAGATCGCTGTCCGTCGGCGACCAGAGCGACGCGCGGACGCGGTCGTTCCGGCCCGCTCGGACGTTCTGGTCGAGGAGCGCGGGCGAGCGCCGCAGCCCCCGGACCGGCCAGAAGACGACTCCCTCGAGGGCGGTGACCGGAAGCACGGGGACCGCCGCCCGGAGCGACCGGTGGTGGAGCCAGGTGTCCGACGACCCTGGGGCGACCGACCTGAACCCGTCGCCGGCATCGCGCAGTGCGTCCAGGAACGCCGGCGGGTACAGCACCCCCTTCACCCCGACCGCGTAGTTGCGCGGCGTCACCTCGGCAGACGTGGCCCGCTCCCAGCGGTCGTACGGGAGGACGCGATCGTCCTCGACGGTGATGCGGTTGACCCGATGCGCGAACACAGCATCCGGCCGACGAACGTGCTCCGCGACGAGGGTCTCGAGCCACCTCCGCGGGTAGAGCACGTCGTCGTCCGCGGTCACCATCGGGACGCGGTGCTGCGCGAGCGAGCAGACGTAGGGGAAGTACTTCTTGTGCGGGCCGAGGTCCTCGCACGGTCGGAGTTCGACCCCGCGTGCCACGAGGCGACGCAGCCCTCGTGGAGGCTCGGCGAGCAGGGCTTCGTCATCGATCCACACGATCAGCCGTGACGGCCGCACGGTGCCGGCTCCGATGGACGCCAGCGTCAGGTGGACCGCGCGGGCACGCGCTCCGTGCGTCGTCAACGAGACGACGGGTCCGCCGGGCATCGTCAGCCGATGACGCCCGAGCCGGGCGCGAACAGCTGCCGATGCCATGTGCACGTACGACGCGAAGAGGCGGAGCGGGTCACGAGGAAGGGGGCGCATGGGCAGGAGCGTAGACAGGTCGTGCGCCACACTCCAGCAATCAAGATGTCATATGTACGAAGACGCATCGCCGACGACTAGGCTCGGACCGTGCGATGGAGTCGAGTGGGCTGGCCCGCGGTCGGGTACGTCTCCCTCGAGGACGTCGAGGGCTACCCCGAGCACCTCGCCCGTCTGCTGACCGACGCGCCGCCCACCGTGGCGGCCCTCGCCTCGGTCACCTGGAACGAAGCGCGCATCGAACGCTGGGAGACCGAGACCCCCGCTGACGACGGCAGCGCGGCCGTGAGCGCAGCCGTGGTCGTCCGGAACGACGAGGTCCTGGACACCCCGGACGGCCTCTGGAAGCGCTGGAACCACGCCCGCGTCACGCTGCGCTTCGACCGCGCTGTGCTCGAACCGCGCGACACTGAGACCCTCGACCTCCTGGCCGGGGACGTCCACGTCACGCGCGGGGAGCTCGCGCACGTCGACGCCGACGTCTGGGAGCTCCGACTCCTGCTCTCCCCCACCGGTGAGCTCGCCGTGCACTTCCGTGACGTCGCGATCGAGGTCCGGTCCGTGCACGAGGACGACTGGGCCAAGCTTGAGCAGCGCCGGCAGCACGGTTGGCACGGCCCGGTGCCGGACGGCTGGGTCGAGTGGGCGACGCCGGCGGTGCGAGCGGCGGCACACGGCGACGTCGGCGGACTGTCGCTCGCGCTCGACGGCATCGGTGGCGAAACGGTCGGCATCGACGAGGTCGACCCCCGCTGGGGCTTCGCTCCGCTGCACGCTGCAGCCTGGTTCGACCGGCGCGGTACGACGGAGGCGCTGCTGGAACGGGGCGCGGACGTGACGGTGCTCGACGCCGAGGGGCGCAGTGCCCTGGACCTCGCCCGCGAGCGCGGCTCGCGGAAGGCGGAGGAGGTCCTGCTCGCCTGGTTCGACGACCAGACCGCGGGGCTGCACTTCACCGCGGAGGACCCCACCTCCGACGAATCGGCGGACTGAACCAGCCGGGAGGCGCGACCTGCGCCTCCACGCAGGTCGCGCCTCCCGGCTGGTGTCGTCTCAGACGGTGAGCGCGTTCGCCTGCGCGACCCGCCCGTACCAGCGCGCCGAGTCCTTCGGCGTCCGCTCGAACGTCTCCGGGTCCCACGCGACGAGCCCGAAGGTCGGGCGGTAGCCCGACGCCCACTCGTAGTTGTCGAGCAGGGACCAGTGCTGGTAGCCGAGGACCTCGATGCCGTCCTCGATGCAGCGGTGGATGCCCTCGAGGGCGCCCTGCGTGTACGCGACCCGGCGGGAGTCGTCCGCGGTGGCGATGCCGTTCTCGGTGATCATGAGCGGCACGTGACCGGAGAGCTCCCATGCCGAGCGGAGGCCGTCGGCGGAGGCCTCGGGGTAGAACTCCCAACCGGTCAGCGTCGTCTCGACGTCGTCGGCTACCGGGAGCGGGCCGGACGGCCCGATGAAGGTGCGGGTGTACGCCTGCACGCCGAGGAAGTCGTCGCCGGCGGCCTGCTCGAGGTACCAGTCGTCGCGCGGGTACCCGTACTCGCGGAGCATCTCGTCCGAACCGGGTTCGCCGTTCGACCGGAAGGCCTGCGTCGCGATGGTCCAGCCGGACTGCAGCCCGGACACCTGTGACAGGACCTCGCGGGATCGCTGGTGCGACGCGA
This is a stretch of genomic DNA from Curtobacterium sp. 458. It encodes these proteins:
- a CDS encoding O-antigen ligase family protein, producing the protein MLFLVQIALSLVVALATVRRPQWGIAAVVLSAALLPFEVVRSLLGTSWHPATTIGIALLVVTFVRDPLQVGRVLCRHAVVTAVLLVFIAIAIATSWFTGRAGDLGTIVLQLIAPTMVFLVVRARSTDQPGLPSAVARMIVLVAVGETLLILGIWSGLVPQPWLSTLEGLRWWATDSARMLGTFDHPLVAALWISAAVPMAAALGTVWARTAVPVLLVVGVALTGSRSALFAAVLAVVVLILRSRIAAVVKVAALGAATIGLTTFLGSAAGAIVNDRLEDDGGSSSARFKTIGLAVEQWRETAVIGRGFGASEQVTRNALIGNTFENPFLMFSVDFGLVAAVLFFAAIVGLVFARRAGAVRTPGTRLAAALTLLTLMGFNSLSTNTPIGLLLFLLLAIVPGSGAGDTGGGRGEFPTADLPDRADPRCTVRAGL
- a CDS encoding family 1 glycosylhydrolase; its protein translation is MQFPDGFLWGAATAAHQIEGNNVNSNWWVHEHEPDTTIVEPSGDAADSYHRYRDDIRIAADLGLSSYRFSIEWARIEPERGFVSRAEIDHYRRMVETCHEFGIEPIVTLMHFTVPRWFERDGFWRAPDAADLFARYTEAALPVVQDGVRYVCTINEPNIAAMLAGGEDASNLVAYGLPNPDLGVADALLASHQRSREVLSQVSGLQSGWTIATQAFRSNGEPGSDEMLREYGYPRDDWYLEQAAGDDFLGVQAYTRTFIGPSGPLPVADDVETTLTGWEFYPEASADGLRSAWELSGHVPLMITENGIATADDSRRVAYTQGALEGIHRCIEDGIEVLGYQHWSLLDNYEWASGYRPTFGLVAWDPETFERTPKDSARWYGRVAQANALTV